ttttatttatttattttttttattttattttttattttttttattttttttatttaaaaaaaaaatttttttttcaacgtttatttttttggggacagaaagagacagagcatgaacgggggaggggcagagagagagggagacacagaatcggaaacaggctccaggctctgagccatcagcccagagcctgacgcggggctcgaactcccggaccgcgagatcgtgacctggctgaagtcggacgctcaaccgactgcgccacccaggcgcccctggccttgctttttaaatatagtgtgtgtgtgtgtgtgtgtgtgtgtgtgtgtgtgtgtgtatttaaatgtgATCCAATCTCATTATTTCTCATCTGAATAATCATTTtttaccctattttattttattttattttattttattttattttattttattttattttaatgtttgagagggagggagggagggagagagagagagagagagagagacaacgtgagtgggggaggggcagagagagacaagagagagaatcccaggcaggctccatgctgtcagcacagaacctgctatggggctcaaactcatatcatgacctgagccaagatcaagagtcagacgcttaactgactgagccacccaggcacccctcccctacCTTTATTGAAcaattcttcttttcctctgtgacATACAATCACTGTCACATATCAGAGTTCCATATATGCCctgtttctatttcattggttGATTTTATTCCTGTGACAATATTACACTATTGTAATTAATGTAGCTTCACAGTAAGTCCTCATAACTGGAAGGGCACGTTCCCCACTCTTTGCTCTCCTTTAAAATTGTCCAGGTTATTTTTGAGTTATTTACTCTTCTATATCCAGtgtatttttagaataattttattaaatttaatgaaaaatcttTTGGGCAGTTTGGTTGGAATTGAAATGAGCTTATCATTTGAAGAGAATTGATATATTTATGATTATCTCactatatttctcttctttcattcatgttACTTTTCATGTTTCCTAGTGAATTTCTGTAAATTCCCCTTATAGTGGTCTTGATTTTTTCTTAAACTGATGAATTATTTTGACCTTGTGGTTTTACTATGATTTGCACAAGCaaatttctactttttcctttcctgtataACCCTTACCCAGTTGTGCTAGGTTGCTGCTTGAGGCAGCACCAATTCACTACCTACCTCCATCCACCAGTCAAAAACAGCCCGTTCCTCATCAATAATTGGTCTTGGTGATAGGAGTTAGGATCCATTATAGTATAACATCTTGGTCAGAATTAGAATCAGAAAACGTTTACAAATCTCTTCCTAGTATTCTCCTTGAAGCTGAATACAGTATTCATAAGAAAGTTCTGGGATGTTATTCCCAGAGAAAATCCTAGGCATAATCTACCTTTATTATCTCTTGAGTCAGTGCCCAATATACCAGTGCCCCATAGGATATTGGAGCAGAGCAAGAGAAAGACCCTTCTAGTTTGATATGATGAGCTAGATTTTTAGGATATTGTCAGATTCTCTTCAGGATACCAACCCTCTTTTAAAGCAGATACTTCTTACCCTGGGAGCCCATGCGGGTAATTTCACACTAAACACTGGTGTCAAATTATAGGCGAAGGCAGCCTTGGAGTTCTAGGGCAATTCTGCTAGCTTTCAGGGAGTATTGTATTTAGGGATATCTGAATATGTAATAATGAAGGGGTATCCCCCTTGAGCAAATTTTCCAGACAATTGAAGCTGACCTTTAAGCATCAATAGTTTTACGTTAACCATTTTGATGGAACTCTGTCTAAATCATATTTCATGCCACTTTGAATATATGTTTCTCTTTGCcttcttaaataaattatattgaacaTAATCTGACCTTTTCTTACAAATGCAGGGGCTTCATGAGTGCCAATTTTACTTTGCTATCACAGTGATTCCCTCAGTACTAATATCTGCTCGGTTGTTTGAATCTTGAGCTCTTACTCAGTTTAACAAGTATTTTTGAGGAATTATGTTCTGGGTACTGTTGAGTGTGATCTCTCTTTCAtaatcattttctctcatttgctgTTAAGTAGGGGTATACATGGATTTACAACTCTGTAGTATTTCTAATGTAACATGTTGACATTGTATTAAGTTTACAGGGGACACATCTCACACAATAGTGTGAAAATCCAATCATCTTATGAATCATAAAAAGGATCCCCATTTCCAATCTTGATGTTATTGGGGAGCCAGATCCATCAAGCTAATTCAACTCATTaaagggaaaaaggaataaacatgagATTTGCCACATCTATCTTAGGTAATAAAGTTCTTATTTCTGATTACTACTAGCCTATTAGCTTCTAAAACTGGAAAATTGAGATTAGGGATTGCCTTGGGATGAGGAAGTCATACGTTAGAAGTGAGAAACTTGGTCATCGACACTAGTTTGTTGACTTCACTCTGGGGGTATGTGTGTGGGTATGTCTACAAGGGTTTCCTTGTCTAGACTTTGTTGTCTGCCAGGATGGCTAAGTGGAACTCCCTATTTTCCAGGAAGTTTACTCAAAGGTGTCTCCTTACCTTTTACAGAACCAAGTTCCCTTGTTTTGGAGAGAATCATCCTGGGAGAAGGAAAGACATTAATAAATAAGCAATTTCTGGAATCTACCATTCACTGTCAAATAGCATTCAATGAGCCATTAGTTAATGTTATATTTAGATAATGTCTTGCAATTTTTTATATGCATAAACAGATGGAATTTTCAGAGACAAGCATATATATTtgcttgtatgtatgtgtaattttgtattagtttttaatatattgatagaaatgaatgaaagccTGAAAAGGCAAGGTAGGTTGCCCTTTTTTGTATGtaaggtcatacagctaataagtggcagggCCAGACTTGGAACCTGGGTCCTTTGAATCCACATTACACCCTTACCTCCTGCTTAACCAGTAACCCTTAAAGAAGTTTACAGGCTATGAAAACCACACAAATGTATTCTAAGAGAAGTTTTAAGagttctaaaaatataaagatgaggATATTTCCTGGATTTCTGTGGCatctctcttccaaaatattttctcagctatttcattttccttttagctTGCTTGtgagataaaaatgaagaagtacaatcacattttaaaattgtgaaaatgaTGCTCACAGAATTGGAATTAGAAAGAAACTTTCTGGGTTACGAATTTTGTTCCCTAGCTTGAGTGAGATTAAGCAGCATGCCAGCTGGTCATTTGCTCAGGCAGGCTGTAAAGGTTGTTCAGACATCATAGGTCATTGAACCATCATGGGACTCTGGTAATCttgaggaagatttttttctctgataggTGGTGAGAAGGAATACTTTGATTAGTCAGTGAGAATAGATGATGGGATATATCAGGGAGCATGCCAAGCTTGGTTCTAGAGAGGTGGAGTCCAGTTAATTTCCggagttttgttgttgctgttggttGTTGTATAATATGCAAGCTTGGGGCCAAAATAACTTGTTCAGAATAATGGGAACCATGGTCACTGTGAACATGGTCTAATATCCAAACATCTGGATGACCCCAACGACAATAGATGATTGTTGATATTTGCTTTTtaggaataaaatacttattttttttgaaattatgaagACTATCTAAATGATAAAGTTTCTGGTGAATGTCAATTTTGGCTCTAAAGCCAATATAAGTTACAAAATTAAAGTCTAATGGAAGTTTATCTTTTTGCCACCACAAGATAAGAAGCAGGCCAAGAGGATGCTCTAAATCCAATTGTGTTCTTTAGACTGTTGCATATATGCTAATGACATCATGATGTTAAATATGAACAGACACTGAAGCTGTTACATAAAGAAGTAATGACTTCTCATGTTTTAACTCATGGGCTAATTCTGGTATATGCCCTGGTGCTCTGTGTAGTGAGAAATTTGGGATCCTGTTGGGATCACCAGGAAAGACCATTGTGATTATGGGAGATGGGAGGAGTGTCCTGTCTTGGCCTCTTCTCCACAAGAGTGTTCCTTCAGTTaatatttcttcctgcttccattCTAAACTCTGTGAGGTTTGAGGCTAGTTTCTTTGAGAACAAGTCATTTGCATGGTTCTGAGAGAAGAGAGACCATTGTCCCATAGCATCTTTGTATGTTTAGGGTTGGAATGCTTTAGAATTATGTGTGCTACTATTCTTGGAAAATGCACATGAGAAGATTGGTATGTGTCTGGTGGCTTATAGTGTTTTGGAAACTCCCTTGAAGGTAATGACCCTGAGAAAAGCTGAAAGTGGACTGAAATGGTTACCTTATTATTTTGGCTGCTACACTTTTTTCTTGCAGAATTCATGCTCAAGACTTTTGATCTAGGAGAGAAAGAACCAAGGTGGGAATTGAATAAAGTACATTTAAATGTTCATATTACAtcatggttatttaaaaaagttttatattctaAAGCTATACTGTCCACTATTGTAGCCAATGGCTACATGTAGCTGtttacatttaatgaaaataaaaaaatcacttcctCCGTCACAACAGGCATCTTTCAAGTACTCAATAGATGCATAGTGGCTACATACTAGATAGCACAAAAAATTCCATTGGGTAGTCCTGTTCTAAAATCTTGGCTTAGTAATGAAGCCATACTTAATGTTCAGAAAGGATCTCAGGAGACTTGAAGGTGTCCATTACGGGTAAGGACCTCTAAGTCCTGGTGCCCTGGCCCCCAGGCCACAATGTGGACTAGCCTATTTAGAGGCTGTATGAAGCCTAGGTCTTTTTCTCTTAATCCCAAGActccaaaatatttaatacatggaAATACTTCCCATGTgaattaagatttaaattttaaagagggTCAGGGAATGGAAGTGaggtttttggttttagtttctcACTATTTAGACTCTTGACATACtcaaggagtatttttttttttttttgcggggggggggaggcttttCTCTTactctaatttctaattttaatgttcATAGTTTAATATAGTATACAGTTTGCGTTTCATAATATGATTGACTTAGTTTGTGTCTGGAGATTAGTTTCATGCCTATTCCATATGGTTGAATTTCCATACATTTTGGGGAAGTGAGGATGGTATTAATTTTAAGacctttattataaaatttaaggaATGCCCATTTTATCAGGGTGCCAGACCACtaaccctttttatttattttactgtactttattttatttatttaattaaaaaaatttttaatgtttatttttgagagagagagcgagcgagtgcgcaactaggggaggggcagggagagagacacagaatcagaatcaggctccaggctctgagtcgtcaacACAGtaccatgcagggcttgaactcacagaccagagatcatgacctgagcccaagttagatgctcaacagactgagccacccgggcacctgaCCATTTTTAAAGCACATGTTCTTGCCCTTAATATAAACCTGAATAATTGACAGTGTGATTACAATTATGAAGGAAGATATGTTTCTGCAGTCTGTTAAGAAAGATAGGAGAAGGACctgcatttttaaatagatgtgGTTGAGTGGAGGTCAACAAGATCGCTAACAGAGAGGAAAATTATGTGGTGTTGGGGCTCACTGAATTCCAAATAGGAATTGGTCAGAGAAATGTTTGCTCTGACTCCGGCTGAGATGGGGTTACCACTAAAACCAGGATGTTCCTTTGTTTGCCAAAGCTCACACTTCTCTCTCAAGGAACCGAGTCTCTagttcttcttccattttcctcagAGTTTCCTGGTACttcttcaaagagaaataaaagaaaccacaGTTACTTGCTAGAAGCCTTATGTGCTTTTTGCTGTTAATAACCATGTATTACAGCATTGTCATGTGAATGTTTGGTATTCCCACTGCCATTTTGTCTCCTTTCCCAGTGCACCAGCCCCCTACTACTCCAGATCTCTTACTGCACTTCACCACTGGGCAGGTCCCTGTGGTTATTGGGATTATAAACAGGAAAAGTGCTCATTATTAATTTAAGAGTTCAGAGCTTTGGAGATGAGGGCAGTAATAGAATGATTCTAGTGGTAGAGTGTCATCCTCCCTAAAGGCCTTTGTAATGCCACCTTGAAGCATTAAAATTGTTGCAGTGTTCTTTGAAAAGCCTGGTTTCACTTCATCCTGTACCTTAACAAACGCATTACTATCCCTTTACAGAGAAACTGTACCTTTATGCAGAGGGCCTGATCTTCACAGAGCTGTGCCACAAATGTATAGTCTTCCATTACCTGGGAAGTCAAAATTCAGTCTTAAATTTTACTCAGTAAGTTGCTATAAGAATAGTAGTATACTTGTTTCCTCTTAGGCCCCAGGCCTTAAATGTGCTTTTCTAATTGTTCTAAATATGTATTTGCTGTATGTATGAaaccatgcctttttttttttttttttttttttgtggatgaACAGGCTGTACTTAACAGTCCCGATGGAAATTACTTGGGGACAGTTGGGAGAAAAATAGATACTAATTCATAGAAGGTATAGATTATGGAGAATATTctgtaaaaaatgtgaaaagagaagGTAATCTGGGGGACTGTATTGACATGATGTAATACATTCCTTCAAATCTTGTGACCAAAGATCAAGTTTTCCTTACTGTGGGAGAAGGAACATTGAAGTTATTGTCATTTACCTTGGTCAGCTTTTGCTCTTGGTCTGCACAGGAAGCTTCCAGCTGTTTTAACTTAGCctatagaaagggaaagagactGGTAACTCAGCCAGGTAAAAGCAGGATTCCATTCTGAAATGGGATCGCAAACATTATCTCATAGGTGGTTAAAGTGCGTCAGGACCAATTTTAGATGTCTTTTTAATGGAGGGGAGTCAACCTTGAGATGAGAGGACACTTGAATTGAATCTAGTGTGAAGTAGCACTAATTTGGTGTGTATGAAGATGTTACGTGGCTGGAGCTTAGGGGCGATTGGTAAGAATGAAATGAGGTGGGGAAAGGTAGACATGTAAGAGATTACAATAGGCCCTTATAGCTTCTGGAGAGTTTGGTTCTTTATTCTAATTGCAGTGAGAAGCCAGGTGAGAGCTTAAAGTTGTAAAGATACAATCTGGtttgtcttctttcttgtttaaatttatttaaaaaatttttaatgtttgtttatttttgagagagagagagagagagagcgcgagagtgagtgaaagagagcaggggagggggtagaaagagagggagacacagaacccgaagcaggctctagtctctgagctgtcagcacagagccaaatgcggggcccaaactcatgactgagatcatgacctgagctgaagtcggacgcttaactgactgagccacccaagtgcccctggcttgttttctttgtaaagaatAATCTTTTCTGTGTGTGGAAGGTAGACTGTTTAGGTCTAAGTATAAAGGCAGGAGGACTAACTAGTTAGGAGGCTACTTTAGCATCCAGCTGAGGGGTTATGGTGGCTTGCAAAAGGGCGGTGTAATAGTAGTAGAGAGGAAAAGATGCATTTGGGGTATATTCTGTAGGCAGAGGGGACATGCTGCAggctttcctctcttcccttttcagCTCTATTGTTCCCACTTTCATTgagctaccattttttttttttttttttcacatttggaCTCTTCTAACAGTTCCTTTCCCCACCAGTCAATTACATCTAGGGCCAGACAGCCAAAGGTGCTATgggctgtattttatttttttattttttttttattttattttttttaattttatatatatttttttcaacgtttatttatttttttttttgggacagagagagacagagcatgaacggggaggggcagagagagagggagacacagaatcggaaacaggctccaggctctgagcccagagcccgacgtggggctcgaactcacggaccgggagatcgtgacctggctgaagtcggacgcttaaccgactgcgccacccaggggcccctatggGCTGTATTTTAAAGACAGTGGCCTGAGTCACAAGGAGTTGAGGTGGGTGTCCTATTAAACTGCTGAACTGATCACCAGCATGCAAGAGGAACAGAAGCAAAAGAGATAATGTATATTTCATAGAGTTAGAGATACAACGTGAGAATTCTTCAAAATAGGTGGACAAAAGGGAATGATTCAAAGCGTTAATAATACTCTTTagggctgggctgatggctgcCAGGAAAATAATGGCCATTGTTGTGCCAGGAACTCTCTGTCTGGAGTCTGTCACAATCAGCTCACCTGACGTGGCCAGCATAGCCAGACTTAAAGTGTCACCGCTAGATTCGGGCAGACTTGCTGTTAGCAAAACTTGTTTTgggcagaagaaggaagaaaatcagtcTTCTAATCTCTGCAGTTTTATGGCTAGGATAATCAAGGAGCTTTAAGCTCCTTTCTAGTCTTAGCTCAAGTTTATTCCCCATGTACACACAGGCTCctgatttctctctttccagaTAAGTGTCCTGGATAGGCATGCCCAAACAACTTACTTGAAGGCTTTGACTTCCTCTTTTTTATGTCTATCAATGCTAATTTGGCCACCAGAACATAGAGCAGTAAttctctattctttcattttcgatttctattttaaatgtgtcTATATCTTCAGAGTCTTCATACACACAGTATGGGCTTAAGTATGGGCTTAAATGTGGGGCTTAAGAAGCAAAAGAGATTGAAAGATAGGGACAGTGTGTTTTTCTGCTCTTTAATTTGCTTGTTCTTAAatgacatatataaaaataagtatcaattaaaaaaagcaagatggggcctgggtggttcagtcaaaagagcacgtggctcttgatctcagggtcatgagttggagccccacactgggtgcagagatttctaaaaaaaatagaaaaaataaaaaccttaaacatcataaaaagaagcaaagaaaaattagataagGCAAGGACAAAGACATATTCCTACAGAAATTATCAATAAGAATTGAATCTGCCTTCTGAAAAAAAAGATCTCTAAATCTTGCATCTTTGATCAGATGGGTTATGGTTGTGCTCAGGTGCTTAACTGTGAAACACAATTAGGGAAATGGTAAGCCCTGTATGATGCACTTAGCAGTTAGAGGTCACTATATACTTGAATGACCAGTTGAATGAATCCTTTGCTGGATTGGAGTCAATGACAGGGTGTGTAAATTACCTAGCACACAGTAGATTTACAAGTCCAAACTCTGCCTCTATATGAATTCCTGCATATGCTTCTGCCATACTTTTAAATAATCACCTTAAAATTgtgactttttaatgttttagaactccaaaaaaagaatattttatatacacaatttcattcagttttcaaactgaggctgggaggaaCTGATTAAATTGCTCAACTTCATATATCACACTAAGTACCTCTGGGTCTGGGATTTAAATGAGGGACTTCAACTACCTCCAatgttatgtatgtatttgtgcaTTTGTGCCCTCTTTTTgatggaaagagaacaaaatatatgGCTTCAGAGTGAAAGCCCTTACTAAGGGCAGAGGAGAATTCAGCATTTAGTAGCCCAGGTTTAATCTGGCATGGCTGAAACTACAAAGAATTTATCCCAACTTTGACAATTGTTTCCACTTAAAGATTTGTTTTCCTGGTCACGCAGACCAAACCCATTCGAGATTGCTTTTTTGTTTACCTTTGACTCTTCTGGGGTTCCTTTTAGATCTTCTTGTTCACACTTGGTTGCCTTATGTGATTTCCTTGTAAGCTGTGGtttcaaacagaaaaaatacatttcaaataaaaaatatatcaaataaaaaaaatatagcagACAAAGACATTCTCTGATGTGTGGGAGACAGTAACTTGGCCCAGATCAAAGCTGCCAGGAAATGGTCCCTTGATGGATACTTGGTGTCTTTGGGAACATCTTTAATCTACCTCCATTTATTCTCACTAGTTTTGACCACCAAAGCTGCTCAAAGCAGGAGTACTTCCCTGAACCCCTAATCCATGACAAATTATTCAGGCCTGTGGCATGGGTCAGAAAGTAGGGGAATCATAAAGAAATCCACTGAATTTTGACCAGTTGAGGTAGAGGGAATACCTGGACAAAGAAGAAGGAATTTTTAGgaattaagtgtttttaaaagtctctattGAAAGCAAAATTAACCTCTCACCACAGAGGTCCCAGTCAATCCCTTTAGAAGCAATTTCCTTGTGATAGAATGAAGAACCTATGGGATCACTGAATACCTGGGATGCCCTATCCACTCTTTTCAATTTGACACTTGCAGGGATAATCCATGGCACTTTGGCCAGGAGACTCAGCCTCAGGAGAGTGGATTAGTAGTAGTGCCCAGGCCCAGCACAGGCCTCTCTGACATGTGGGATCTTCTGTGATTATTTGCCCTCCCTTGCCTCTTTGATGAGTGGTGCTGCTGTGGGGACACCAGGGAACACAAAAGCCCCATGTCACCTTTCTTTGAAGTTCTTCTATACTGTGGACCAGAGTCTCATTCTTCCTATCCTGTTGAGAGGATGAAGCAGAGTTTAAATGTGCATCTGTGTACCACCATCTTGATTTGGTTGACTGTTCTTTATTTTACCCCAGTGATATTTTACTACAGTAACTGTACCTTCCTGCATAATGTCAGGTAAAGGACCTGTGGTTTGATCTCCATACGTACACACCAACTTCCCAGGGATTGAGATGACCACATCCCCGGCTTCCCAATATTAAATATTACCAGAGACACCCTGCCCTCCACACATCCCCTTCCATGCAAGGACATACTCTGCTATGACTTTTGAGTTGACtatattttgtatgtaaaaaGGGGAAACTGTTGTTTTTGACAGTGAGGAGGAATCAACCCTATCAATTGGCTTTTCCctgcttttttaaacatttttttaaagtttattgatttattttgagagagagagagagccagcaggagagggggggagagagagagagagagagagagagagagagagagagagagagagagagagagagagagagagagagagagagactctgaagcaggctccatactgtcagcgcagaccctgactcagggcttgaactcatgaaccgtgagatcgtgacctgaactgaagtcaagattcagacagttaaccaaatgagccacccaggaacaccAAGCTCTTCCCTAATTCTTGCTTACAAGTCTGGCTGTCTCTTCTTCCAGCTCCTGCAAggctttttccctctctgtcatGGTGTGGTTCTCCTTTTCCCATTCTTCATCTTCAGCCAAGTCTCTGGTGTGAGCAATCTCACCTTCCATCCTGGATGATGCAAGCACACACTATGAGGAACTGACAGccttagaaataataaaacacatgTCAGTTTTAAGGGTACTTTGAtgacaataaatataaatctaaagtTGGAAACCCTTTCTTTCCTGGATCCTTAGGATCAGAATCTCTTTAAAGACAAGAAAAGTAAGATTCCCCCGATTACCACATCAAACACCCCAATGTACTTCCAGCTCAGGTGAGTATCTTTCattcttttaggattttctttgttgttgttgttttaatgtctatttattttgagagagagagagagagagagagagagagggagagagagagagaaggaaattaagtgggttgagggacagagacagagggagagagagaagaatcccaagcagactccatgctgtcggAACAGACCCTGATGAGGAGCTTGATCCCattgtcatgacctgagccgaaatcaatagttggatgcttaattgactgagccacccaggtgtccttaggATTCTCTTTGAAACTTGCTGTATTATTCAGGGGTTTGAACCACAGACAAATactgaagaatgaaaaagaaacttctttgttataaaaagataaaggttCTAGAGCAAGCTGGAAAATTCAATTGTTTCTTCTCCTCCTAGTTCTTTGGATTAGGAACTTCCCACATGAAACCCCAATACTCACCTctgaatctcattttctttctcttggatttTGAGAAGAAGTTCCTGATTTGCTTCATCTATTCTCTGCATATCCCTTTCAAGGTCCATGTTCAAACTGTTAATGTTCCTCTTTGACTGGACCAGTCTTAAGATTTCCACTTTGTCTGACCTGTAGGCTCAGCCCCCAAAATGAATAAGGGCCAGTTATCTTAATATCACTAATTTTTGGGGCCAAAAAGGATATCTAGAAGACATATAACTCATTAGCCTGGCTATTTTTGGGAGCAcacctttcctttttcatttttaggaaattACATTTCTTAATAATGCTGTACAATTTGTTTCAATAATTCTTAACTCAGCAAAGGAGGTCTTTCTTGGCCAGAGTGCTCAGTATAATAGTGCACCTCCACTCTGGTTCCAGGAGAAGTTTTGCTTCCTTAAATAGCCTTTTGCATTGGAGAGAATGATTTTCAAGTTGTTCACAAAAGCTGCTCATGCAGTACACTTTTATCAAGTACATTTAGTCAGGAAGCTGGTACATAATTTATGATTGGACACAGGTTTATGCAGAACCACAAGAAGTTTCCACCAGCAGTTAGGGCTTCAGTCTTTTCCTACCTCCCCTCAACTGAAAATTTCTCTGCTATTGCCTACTAGAAAGCTTGAGAAAATCCTGTGGGAGTCACTCCATTGAGCACACACAGAAGTAATCCAGGTTTTCACTTTCAAGAATGCAGGTATCATTTTTGAAGtaaatttgaatgaaataatggTAACTTAATGCTAGTGTAGTCTAGAAATGTATCTGGCACATGGGAAGCTCtcaataaacttttcattttcttgaaaatgaattaattcattGAATTAATTGGTTTGTCTCTCAAATGACTAACTGGAAATAAGATAGTGAGGTAGAGGGGCATATGTATTGAGTAGGCACAAGGGACGGTTTTGGAAAAGAAATTCCTACCTTGAAGGGCTGGCTTGGATGGGGGCTTTGCAATGGCTGTCACTTCAGGAGGCCAAGGGGTGTTTGGGGCAGAGTACAGTGGAGGACAGATGGATAGGAGCTGAAGGAGAGAGCAAGACTAGAAGATGAAAGGAGGAATCAGTAGCAGACCTGCTTCATACCTTGGTCCTTGGATGTGACTTTGCATAATCGGGACTACTTACTCATAGTCTAGCTGATTGTCCTTGTGTTCTTCCATTGTAGATTCCCTAAAATACCAGCAGAGATGTATGTAATGAATTGGGGAAATGGgtccatttataaaatacagtaacTAGCCGAGAGTCCCAAAAGACAGGAACAAAATTAAGTTAActggtttttttccctcccacTCCTATAATTTGGCCATAACGAAACTTAGCTTTCTGATTCTTCTGCCCATGAATATGCTTATGCCTCAGTAAGGATACAGTGAGGATAGAGGGATAATGCTGGAAGATTCAATATACATCCTGCAGAAGATAGATGGTTCACCAACACAAAACCCTTTGGAAATGTATCCGTGGCAGTAAG
This region of Lynx canadensis isolate LIC74 chromosome B3, mLynCan4.pri.v2, whole genome shotgun sequence genomic DNA includes:
- the TMCO5A gene encoding transmembrane and coiled-coil domain-containing protein 5A, which produces MEEHKDNQLDYESDKVEILRLVQSKRNINSLNMDLERDMQRIDEANQELLLKIQEKENEIQRMEGEIAHTRDLAEDEEWEKENHTMTEREKALQELEEETARLDRKNETLVHSIEELQRKLTRKSHKATKCEQEDLKGTPEESKAKLKQLEASCADQEQKLTKVMEDYTFVAQLCEDQALCIKKYQETLRKMEEELETRFLEREVSKVLSMNSARKKCSSQNNKDDSLQNKGTWFCKRFFQYVFSTTLFFIRLLGYLFFHICFINPDLLINTLPKILSRGILWKLKCFLFPSLTLETEDMLPH